acTGACCAAAATAAGAGTGCTGGCAAAGGTAGGAAGAGAGGGTATTCAAATGCTGTTGATGGAAGTAGAAATTGATATACCATTTTTGACAAAAGTCAAACTGTCAAATGTACATTTCCTTTGATTGAGTTACTCCATTTCTAGGAAAGTGTTTAGCTAAGTGTAAATATTGATATAAGAAAAAAACTTTGTGTATAAGCATGTTCCCTGGTTATCACTAGCAACATTTCTATTATTAGAAATGATCTAACCTCAACTACAGTTTACTGGTTCACTGGATTCAAAGTAGGATGCACAATGTATGATTCCTTCTTTAGAAattgtatgtgcatatatatatatatatactaatatgTGAGTGCATATATATGCatctgtacacacatacatacataaacacaagTATAATTGTAAACAAAATGGTATGTAGTGATTATCTGTGAGATTCTGACTGTTTGTGGAGTGCTctctttggcagcacatacactAAAAATTGGGATGATACAGAGGAGATTAGCGTGGCTCCTGCACAAGGATGACATGCAAAGTGGTGAAGCATTCCATATTGTTAGTATGAATTTACTTTATTGAATCccacaaaacattcaaagaggaagtaactccaatactcttcaagTGACTCCAAAATACTGAAcaagatggaactctgccaaactttgtataaggccagcattactttAATACCAAAACCAAAAGACAGGACATGAAAAAAAACCTAGAGACCTGTATTcttaatgaacacagatgcaaagactctaaacaaaatattagcaaactgaatccaaaaccacatccaAAAGAttatacatcatgatcaagtgggatttatcccagaaatgcaaggatggttcaacattcacaaatcaataaatgtcataaatcacatcaagaaaatgaagaaaaagcatTATAGCACTTGAAAAGATTCAACACCCCTACATGATAAAAATCTTCCACAAATTAGGTTTAGAAGGAACAATCTTCAAacttataaaggctatatatcacaaaccaacaaGCAATATTATACTGAATGGaggaaaactgaaaacatttcccctgagatctggaacaagacaaggaagtACGCTTTCGCCACTCTTATTCaaaatagtactggaagttttagcaagaacaattagggaggagaaagaaataaggtacatcaaaattggaaaagaggaagtcaaattatccaagTTTGCAGACataatgttgtacatggaaaaacctgaacactccaccaaaaagctcatagaattgataaaccatttCAGTAAAAACAGTTACTTcattgtatgctaatgatgaactcactgaaaagagaaatcaagaaagaaatcccattcacaatagccacaaaaacccaaatatttaggaagaaatttaaccaaagaactgaaagatctctataatgaaaatgatcattgatgaaataaatcatcaataggatgctggctgcaggtttgtcataaattgctttggttctgttgaggaatgttcttactaagatctattttcaattaacttaatacaaataaaattaacctTACCCTAAGTACACAGTTCAACAAAcagtttgaaaaaaacaaaacaaaacaaacaaacaaacaaaaactgttcctcaacagtcgagacaaaggctgttcaaagtcatcaaatcttcaaagtgtgaatttcacttctatagattcccttttaggtactctgttaccacagatcggggagaacatgtggtatttgtattttcgggactggcttatttcaccaagtatagtGTTTTACAGTTGTGCTAATTTTTttacaaatggcagaatttcattttttaaccgctgtgtagtatttcatggagtatatatcccatagtttcttcagccagtcttcagttaatgggcatctgggttgattccatatcttaactattgtgaattgagctgtagtgaacatgggggtacagataactctttcatatgctgatttcattttcaggagtgtgatggttgggtcatatagtaggtctgtattcagatgtctgaggtatctccatactgtctaaCACAGTGTCTGTAACCAGTTTACATTACAAGGAATAgaggattagagtaccttttcccccatatcctctccagtaTTTGCTGTTCGTTGATTTCTGCAGGAGatccactctaactggggtgaggtgagggatagtttgacttcctccttccaagtttgtatccctttgatttgttttctttcttttcttttattattattattataatttttttcctaatggctatggctaaaatttccaggactatattgaatagcaatggtaagagtgaACATCCTTGTAAAGACATTCTTTACAGACCTagaaaaagcaatcttaaaattcttatggaatcacaaaagacctagAATATCCAAAGCCATTCTGAACAAGAAAAAttaagctggagacatcacaatacctgacttcatagcatactacaaagctatagtaattaaaactaTATGgtactgcattaaaaataaatacacaaatcaatggaacagaatacaaagatCAGAAATTAATCCTCATACATATTTTTTGATAGAAGTGCTCAGACCTTACAGTGGAGTaagaataatctcttcaacaaatagtactggcaaaactggatgcatatatgtagaagaatgaaattagatccatacctcttaccatacaaaaatctactcatgatggatcaaagacctaaatttaagacctgaaactatgaagttgctgaaagaaaacatagaagaTACACTCTAAGACATTTGGTGtaggggacaacttcttggacaagatccCCAAAAAagaggcaataaaagcaaaaaacaaatggGGACTATCTCAAACTCAGAAATTTTTGCATAGCAAAGGATGTGACCAATAGAGTGAGGAgacataatgggaaaaatatttgcaaaccacctgtcaaaggattaatattccaaatatatcagcaacttaaaaaactcaacaagagAAATACAACCAATCCAattgagaaatggacaaaggacttcaatagataatttttaaaacaagaaatacaaatgaccaaaaatacatgaaataattttcaacatcactagccatcagggaaatgcaaatcaaaaccacatgagatatcacctcatccctgtcagaatggcaaaacccaaaagacagagagtaacaaatgttgacaaggatgtaaacaaaggggaacacttatacagcATTGGTGttaatgtaaattagtgtagccactgtggaaaacagtgcagagatttcttaaaaacctaGAAAGatttgccatatgacccagcaattccctATACGAGGTATATAACCAAAAGGCTTGAACATAATGAATCAAGGAGATACCTACACCACCATATGTAGAGCAGTAttgtttacaatagccaaaatttggaatcaacctagccggcgccgcggctctacaggctaatcctccgccttgcggcgctggcacaccgggttctagtcccggtcggggcaccggattctgtcccggttgcccctcttccaggccagctctctgctgtggccagggagtgcagtggaggatggcccaagtgcttgggccctgcacccgcatgggagaccaggataggcacctggctcctgccatcggaacagcgcggtgcgccggccgcggcagccattggagggtgaaccaatggcaaaaggaagacctttctctctgtctctctctcactgtccactctgcctgtcaaaaaaaaaaaaaaaattggaatcaaccaaggtgtccatcatcagatgaatggataaataaaattgtacatatacatatatatatgtacatatatatatatacatacacacaatagacgaaagaatgaaattctaccatttgcagcaaaatggacacaactgaaggacatcatgttgagcaAAACAAGCTGCACCAAGAAAgagaaataccacatgttctcccttatatgtgggaagtgaaatttaaaaaacaaacaaaaaagaaaaataaatgtctttgtgTATCagaattgctgcaaatatagctttgtaaaactttgttttatacctttgtcaaaccaatggttaagaatgctgTAttagcttggggctggcattgtggcagagggtAGAGCCatagcctgcaacaccggcatcccatatgggtgccattttgagttgcagctgctccacttgccatccagctccttgttaatgtgcctgagaaagcagcagaggatgagccaaatatttgggcccctggcccttgtggccatttgagtgaaccagtggatggaagatttctgtcactctctgtgtgtctctccctctctctgtaactctgcttttcaaataaacaaatagattttttttttttaatgaatgttaTTCTACTACAGTTTTCAATGAACTATGAttactttaagatttatgtataaGGGGAAaaagggtcatttttttttttcactcaattATTGGttacagccattgtctatattcccactaaactagggtctttttgcttacTACTTGTTAAACTTACTTGGTAAGCCtttttattataatgtaaatttaaaatatgttatcttaaaagctaaaaaagacagaaagaaagggagaaggaaggggagtgggaaggagagagaggaatggaGGGAAGGTGGAAatgagtatcattatgttcttagaattctatctacaattcacattgaatctgttaaaaactaattaaaaattaaaataacagaaatttgtggaaagcagaattaaaagataatgtgcatttcccatgaacttgaaAAGacctctcctattttttttttttttaagtcacccATATggtctttataattttaattaatttattttagggCCTGTGTtttggtacagtgggctaagccgctgcttgtgacactgacaATCCCATGCCAGAGTCctggttatagtcccagttgctccacttccaatctagcttcctgctaatgcacctgggaaggcggcagaagatggcccaagtgcttgggtctctaccacccttGTGAGATACTAGGATGAGGTTCCTaggttttggcttcagcctggcccagacctagctgtttgcagctatttggtgaatgaaccagtggacggaaaagTCTTTCTTTTAGTCTCTACCTGTGCTCTCTGTTgctgtgcccttcaaataaataaatacatcttaaaaaggttatttattttaaacttgtatttatttgagagaggaagagagaggaaaaaaaaagatcccatCTGTAACCCACAATCCAAAAGTctataatggctagggctgagccaaggctaaagccaggagcctggaacctagaattcaatctaggtttcccgTGTAGGTGGCAAAAACCCAACTGTTGGAGCCATTAGCACTGCCTACCACAGTCTGCactagcaagaagttggagtcaggagccagacctggATACTgaacactggcactctgatatggaacatggatatcctaaccagcatcttaatcactaggttaAATAAATGCCCACCTCTGTAACTTCTTTAAGAGCAGATCTATGAAGTTTATAGTCCACTTCTGAATGGGAAAGCAGCCAATAATGTACTTCAGTTTTGTTCTAATAGcatgttgaaatatttttgtcaagTGTTCAGTAGATACTGGGTATTTTTGAGGTGAAAGTGATTTTCAGCATATCCAAAATTCATGAACTaggtacatctttttttttttttttttttttaaatcaggagcCAAGGAAACTATGAATGTGATTATTCTGTACAGAATGAATGTGGTTGGTATCTGCAGCAGACGAATAATAGAGCTAGGACAATGAGACAAATTTCAGCCCCAAAATGTGAGCTGCTTTTATAATTAGTTGATAACTACCATCTGAAAGCATTTACGGCCCTGAGGGACAACTAACTTTTGTAGGAGTTCCTGGGTACAGGCATCTCTCTTCATCTTAAAATGTTCGAGTCTTCTTCTGAGCAGAATCCCTAGAATTCAGCTCTCCTGGGTGCTCACACACTTAGACAATTTCTCAGGGActcaaacaataaaaaattacatttataaaatagcTCCTCTGTTTCTGGCATTGCTATGCACTTTCATAGACAGAAGGACATtgtttaaaatacaaaagatttgTGGCTGGATTTTCTCCTTCCAATAAGTCACATCCTCTACTAATCCCTCTTTCCTAGCCTACAAAGGAGCTCTAATGATACCTATGCCAAGTCCTTTTCAGGTTGGTGCAAGGCTGAGTGTGGCATGTTGGAGAAAGTCCTTTCTGGTCTGTGAAGTTCCTGATGAGCAAGAAAGCATTTGAGTACAAACGTGACTTAGTCTGAATTTGAAAGGGGGAGATTTTCAAAACTGATCCCAAGTTGATGGTTTTTTTCACTTGCTCTGGGTTAGCAGAACTCTATCTTGGTTTTTAAGGACTTAAAAACAAATCTAGTGTGTTATATGGTAATCATTGCTGGCCACTTCAGGTATAAAGTGAAACAGATGGAATTCTTCTACTAGCAGTCCTAAATGACTTTATTAAAATAGTAACAATGTTAAAGGCcagaaaattaagaaatgatGCAGTTTGATATATTAGGGATATCACCAAGGCCCAGACTACAGCAATTCTTTATATCACTTGCAagagtaaaatgaaaaaagttcCTAAATGTAGTACAGATACCAACAGACAGATATTTTGCAGACAAgaaaaccttttattttaaacCACAAGTAGTCAGCAGGTGGCCACAACTATTCATGTTTCATTAAAATCACATAAAACCTAGGTACAAAAGCACCACTGATTATTGCTCTAGAAAAATTCAAATACGCACAGTAAAAACACCACAGTATGCACAGGACTAAAATTTTAAAGCAAGTGCATGGAATACTAAATCAATTTTACACACAGCTTCCAATAttaaattgatatttattttacttgaggaTTATGGAAACTCCCAAAAAGCATGACTATGAGAGGGTAAAATGTCCAcccttatatatttttgtatgaCAACTAGTAGAGTCCTAAAAAAATTAGCATTTACAAAATACTCggtaaaaatagcttttaaaagttGTCCCAAGAGATACACAAAATCAACCCCAATTTTTCATGACCATTCATTGTCCCTCGTTAGCTACAGATTCAGTTTTCTGTGCCtgtgtaaaagaaagaaaaaatacatagttACTACACTAAAACTAGCACAACCAAAGAAAAGTCCACCCACCAACACACACTTGTGAGCATTTGTTTTCATGTGGCTTCACCGCACCACCTAGTTCAACTCTGGGTGTAAAACAGACGAGGCTGAAGGTATTATGCGAACACTCTGCTGCACTTGCTGCTTTCTGCTTTCCAAGCAACCACAGAAGCCTTACCTGTGAGGTCCCACTGTTcataacaaaaaaaaccaaaaaacaaaaacaagaacaaaaccaaaaagcACCACACTACTATCTGATTCTAGTCACTGCAAACATGCAGAATTTTCTACTGTACCCTTAACTCTCACTGTTTCAATCTGCCCCTTTACTGACAGTGTGCTGGGTGGGGTACTTCTGGAGGTTGAGACATTAACAGTTGAGCGAGAGATGTGGATCTGCAATTACATTACAGGCAATAAAAAGAGACATTATGAACGTGCTATCACTGGCTGAAGAAGTGAGCAATTTCTTTGAAGACGCGGATCCAGTCAGCGGGGTATTATGGGAAGTACCTCTTCAGCTTTAGTGTCACCATTTTCAGATGGTGCAGTaccttcctttccagcttcttgcttctcctccttcttccctttAGCACCTCTGTTAATCTTTGCTCCAGGTTCTTTCTAACAGAGGATCAAAGCACAGGGAAACAAAGGATGTTAACCACAGAGTGATGTGAGCTCAGCACAGGCAGCCTCCTGCCCAAAAATGGTGAAGCAGAGAGGCAAAAGGGAACCCAGTTGGGCTGGGTTTGCAACTGAGTTACACAGGGTCTCTACGAAAATGGGACACGCTTAGAAAATCCGCCGGACTTCCCCTTCCGTGGAAAACACCGGGCTTTCTCCCCCACCCACATTTGTGAGCCGTGGCCCTGCCACGGGGAGAGCCCACCAAGCCGGGAGGTggctcagctgctgccttccagggaaacATCTCGCAGGCAGACATGTGGCCTCGGCGGCCAGAAAGCTGAGGGGCGCTTGAGAACCAAGGCCCGGATGCAGAAATGTTCCTCAGTTTCAGATCAAGCCACCTGGTGAGCTCTGCTTCCAACATCACCTACTCAGGGCACTATCCACCTAGTTGCAAAGAATTCACAACCTGGCACAGTGCTCTGAACAGCAAAGTACAGAAAAGCCATTTTGGGTAAGTTTCTCAATAACGCTAGGCTTTAGTTTCCTTCTCTGCAGAACAGGACGTCTGTACCTACCTCAAGAGGACTGACTGGAGGGTCCTAAGAGTGAAGCTACCAGAACAGTGGCTGGCTAGCCACAAGGGCTCTATAATCGTTTGCTGGTCTTTATTATTGTATTGTTGTGATTAGTCATGACATTGGCCTTCGACCATCAGATACGAAGTTGGAAGTCCTTCCCCCAGCTCTGAGCATTGgccaaccccctcccccaccctcaccctttCTGAGTGCTATGTGAACTGGTATTCAGAAGGCAGCTGCCAGACAACATTTGGAATACAAGGCACCTCGGAGTAACACGCTCTGACAGCCTGTGCCTCATGGACCAAACGGAAAACACATGCCTGTTACAGGATAAAATTGTGCTTTGTGCCTTGTAAGAGTCGGTAAAGTGGTTAACAGCTTCCTGGTCATATGTTTCACCCTGAATCACTGAACGAGGTCTTTCCTTGGGTGATTTTTGATATGGGAATATAATGTATGCATTGTTTAAAAACCCAAaggtgggagggggtgggcagcACCTTTTACCTTAGCAGTTGTTTTCCTTGGTTTTGGCTCAGGTTTGGGAGGAGCAGGTTTCTGGAAAGACACATTATACAAATACTGAAAAAGACAATAGCACCCAAGGGACACAAATGGATTGCAAAAGACAACTGTTCATTTTGactctttgttcctttttaaaaagtcttgtccTATTTTCAGCATTAGGTAACAGCATAAAGACCTCTGCATTTCCTAACTATTTTCATCCTGGGTTTGGAAGTAAGCAGCAGATGAGATGGAAAAGCCAACTCATTATTCCCTGGTCCCGAACAGCTCTCTGGGAACAGGGTTAAGAGTCTATCTCTGATGTCTCTGTGCTTCCTTTTATCATAGCACAACGGCAGGAGGAATGACTCAGGCCCTTGGCCAAATGACTCAATGAATTTTGTCACAATGGCTTCACAACAGTCCAGAAATCACAGCACAATCATAGGCAAAACCCATCCAGGAATGAagactgctgcctgcaaagcaTTTCAAAGCCATTTCCAAATCCTTCCCCCTCTGATGTGGATATCAAGTCCTACAGCCAATAGTCTGCATCCAACTCTACAATGTCAGCTTTAGGTAAGACTCTCCCACCCAGACACTGGACTTGTTCGGCTCTAGAGCATTTTTATTACAATGCAATTATTGTGACAAAAATCTCTGCTGTTAAAGCCAAAAGTCTCATATTTTTTCCCCACAGATATTACTGGCTAAAGAACCTCCTAGGAAACCTTTTATCTCCTGCCTCATGTGgtccttttcccattcttatgAGTAGGGTCCACAAATGCTGGGGCTATGGTGTCCACGCCACAGAGCTCTAGCCCTGAGATTCCCAAGGGCCAGAGACCAGGTGGCACACAGGGGTACTGGCCAAAGATAGCTAGCTTAGACTATAAGCTATTTGCAGATATTTCAGGGCAAATGTCTCTCCTACAGAGCTAGAGAAAAATAAGTGAGTTTCTCTCCCAGCACTAgaagaatgtttttaaatagaAACCACTGGCTAGGATTTCCCCCTGTGGAGAAAAACACATGT
The sequence above is drawn from the Lepus europaeus isolate LE1 chromosome 3, mLepTim1.pri, whole genome shotgun sequence genome and encodes:
- the HMGN3 gene encoding high mobility group nucleosome-binding domain-containing protein 3 isoform X3, whose amino-acid sequence is MPKRKSPENTEGKDGSKVTKQEPTRRSARLSAKPAPPKPEPKPRKTTAKKEPGAKINRGAKGKKEEKQEAGKEGTAPSENGDTKAEEAQKTESVANEGQ
- the HMGN3 gene encoding high mobility group nucleosome-binding domain-containing protein 3 isoform X2, producing the protein MPKRKSPENTEGKDGSKVTKQEPTRRSARLSAKPAPPKPEPKPRKTTAKKEPGAKINRGAKGKKEEKQEAGKEGTAPSENGDTKAEEIHISRSTVNVSTSRSTPPSTLSVKGQIETVRVKGTEN
- the HMGN3 gene encoding high mobility group nucleosome-binding domain-containing protein 3 isoform X1; amino-acid sequence: MPKRKSPENTEGKDGSKVTKQEPTRRSARLSAKPAPPKPEPKPRKTTAKKEPGAKINRGAKGKKEEKQEAGKEGTAPSENGDTKAEEIHISRSTVNVSTSRSTPPSTLSVKGQIETVRVKGTVENSACLQ